A window from Toxoplasma gondii ME49 chromosome IX, whole genome shotgun sequence encodes these proteins:
- a CDS encoding hypothetical protein (encoded by transcript TGME49_306710), with amino-acid sequence MDIPVGLDRFLFSIQFQETTSQKVLMDTAIDGDHHQQCSGNWRSTRQPCKVHLPCGEQADRDNVNHVAFSGTPEAGFVMEDVATIAVR; translated from the exons ATGGA TATCCCTGTCGGTCTGGaccgttttctgttttcgaTTCAGTTCCAGGAGACAACG TCTCAGAAAGTATTGATGGACACGGCTATCGATGGAGACCATCATCAACAGTGCAGTGGGAACTGGCGGTCGACACGGCAGCCGTGTAAAGTTCATCTCCCTTGTGGCGAACAGGCCGACCGTGATAATGTCAACCACGTGGCTTTTAGTGGGACGCCTGAAGCTGGGTTCGTGATGGAGGACGTAGCCACCATTGCCGTTCGCTGA
- a CDS encoding hypothetical protein (encoded by transcript TGME49_306700), with protein sequence MLGTDSGKIVSLTGRLMWGHILPGTDKHSSCVAHVSFVILGGWQPCEATSTGGTVQWAYVTGPARFTGIKWLHKAMLSLLCTIEQTEELVGSVCLDGKRVSMCFSVVELGDGETVLDAGHQRSNGERTRHHMLATLLVKTRSAARLGAAVRPGSGAVGCNPVPPVLLSLRRSSVSAETSGTEQQVTGRRPSPVEHSIMKLDTEGTLS encoded by the exons ATGCTAG GTACGGATTCTGGGAAGATCGTCTCCCTTACGGGACGACTCATGTGGGGACACATACTCCCGGGGACGGACAAGCATTCAAGCTGTGTCGCGCATGTGTCTTTTGTCATCCTGGGGGGCTGGCAGCCATGCGAGGCAACAAGTACTGGCGGCACTGTTCAGTGGGCATACGTCACAGGTCCGGCGAGATTCACTGGCATCAAGTGGCTTCACAAAGCCATgttgtcgcttctctgtACTATCGAACAAACG GAAGAATTGGTAGGATCCGTCTGCCTGGATGGCAAGCGTGTGTCAATGTGTTTTTCGGTTGTTGAGCtgggcgacggagagacagttCTAGACGCTGGGCATCAAAGGTCCAATGGAGAAAGGACTCGCCATCATATGCTTGCTACCTTACTTGTTAAGACACGTTCAGCAGCAAGACTCGGTGCAGCCGTGAGACCGGGAAGTGGTGCAGTCGGTTGCAATCCAGTACCGCCGGTTTTGTTGTCACTACGACGGTCCAGTGTTTCGGCAGAGACAAGCGGCACGGAGCAGCAAGTTACCGGCAGGCGGCCATCACCAGTAGAGCACTCAATTATGAAGCTGGACACTGAGGGCACGCTCAGCTAG